In the Plasmodium chabaudi chabaudi strain AS genome assembly, chromosome: 13 genome, one interval contains:
- a CDS encoding Yip1 protein, putative, translating into MNYYTQQITNRANNRNDNDELNNNHADNKVTNPFINKKIYENTYQKSDSTVLNAPFEGTTNNNFNNFNNPSSFTNTSSFTNTSSFTNPSNFSNPSNFNNPTNFNNPTNFNNHTNFNNPTNFNNHNNNTIVTSPFNNKQFTNTTANKNNNSFFDNFNKSNTNVTENKNDKDEEDEEEPPLLEELGINFDLISKRMKSVFTFYKVDHTLFENSDLTGPLLIILSLGFILLLVGKASFSYIYLIGIVSSLSMYLLLNVMSQNATLDLYCTISMLGYALLPLVILSFISILINLRSKKGYTISFFCILWSALTASKFFEAALRMNSQRYLIAYPIFLLYSCFALIIIF; encoded by the exons atgaattactATACTCAGCAAATTACAAACAGGGCAAATAATAGAAACGATAATGATGagttaaataataatcatgCTGATAATAAAGTAACTAAtccatttataaataaaaagatatatgaaaatactTATCAAAAATCGGATAGTACAGTCCTGAATGCCCCATTTGAGGGTACTACTAACAATAACTTTAACAACTTCAATAATCCAAGCAGCTTCACCAATACAAGCAGCTTCACCAATACAAGCAGCTTCACCAATCCAAGCAATTTCAGCAATCCCAGCAATTTCAACAATCCCACGAACTTTAACAATCCCACCAACTTCAACAATCACACGAACTTTAACAATCCCACCAACTTCAACAAtcacaataataatacaatagTTACCAGcccatttaataataaacaattcACAAACACTACtgctaataaaaataataatagtttttttgacaattttaataaatcaaatacAAATGTaacagaaaataaaaatgataaagatGAGGAAGATGAAGAAGAACCTCCATTACTTGAAGAGCTTGGGATAAATTTCGATTTAATCTCAAAACGAATGAAATCtgtttttactttttataa AGTTGACCATACcttatttgaaaattctGATTTAACAGGCCCTttacttattattttgtctttagggtttattttattattg GTAGGGAAGGCCTCGTTtagttatatttatttaataggAATTGTTAGCAGTCTGAGTATGTATTTACTGTTAAATGTGATGAGTCAA aATGCAACTTTAGATCTATATTGCACAATAAGCATGCTCGGGTATGCCTTACTCCCGTTAGTTATTTTGtcatttatttctattcttattaatttaag gTCAAAGAAGGGATATactatttcatttttttgtatattgtGGTCTGCCTTAACGgcatcaaaattttttgaagCA gCTCTCCGTATGAATAGTCAAAGATATTTAATCGCATAtcctatatttttgttatattccTGTTTtgcattaataataattttttaa
- a CDS encoding pre-mRNA-splicing factor ISY1, putative: protein MARNVEKGRSMLNQWLKAKELNDKKTFFKIPKNVNEVDDLESAVSYRKSIIKEICSKIKEIQNLSLGDQHVRELNDQINKLISIKNRWEIRIIELGGPDYQSESNALINAHGSELKGNNNYKYFGAAKNLKGVKELLFKENDDRKKLLLKRKKEKRNLDKIVNIHYFGYCDEENEILLNEELKIQKKLEKTDLEIIKKINY, encoded by the exons atggcTAGAAATGTCGAAAAAGGAAGGTCTATGTTAAATCAATGGCTAAAGGCTAAAGAgctaaatgataaaaaaacattttttaagatTCCCAAAAATGTTAATGAAGTTGATGATTTGGAATCCGCCGTATCata cCGTAAATCGATCATTAAAGAAATATGTAGCAAGATTAAGgaaattcaaaatttaaGTTTGGGAGACCAACACGTAAGAGAACTAAACGatcaaataaacaaattaatttcGATCAAAAATAGATGGGAAATAAGGATTATAGAG CTTGGAGGGCCAGACTATCAATCCGAATCGAATGCGTTAATTAATGCACACg GTAGCGAattaaaaggaaataataattataaatatttcggCGCAGCGAAAAACTTGAAAGGAGTGAaggaattattatttaaagaaaatgatgatcggaaaaaacttttattaaaaaggaaGAAGGAAAAACGAAATTTAGATAAAATCgtaaatatacattattttgGTTATTGcgatgaagaaaatgaaatattattaaatgaagagttaaaaattcaaaaaaaactaGAAAAAACAGatttagaaataataaaaaaaataaattattaa